In Gigantopelta aegis isolate Gae_Host chromosome 2, Gae_host_genome, whole genome shotgun sequence, the sequence TCGTTCCCAGTCTCCGTATCGAGTGGGTTCTGGTCCCCGCGGCCCTCCTATCTCCCCCGTGATGGGGTTTTTGTTATTTGGAAATCGTTCCAGGGGTTCTTTCTCCACTGCTGGGTTGACTTCTTCCACTGGCGTCTCCCAGGGAGCATCCAGTTTTCCTGATGGGGTTCTTCCTTTCTTCCGTTTTACTTTCTTAGTGTCCTTCGAGTAATGACGGAATAGGCCAACAGATCCAGGTACATGTGGGTTTGATGTCCAACTAATTCTTTGTCTGAAACCTGAAAAAAAAGTAGTAATTATTAAGAGCTATATCACAATGTATCATTTGGTTTTGGAGCGGCCATTCCCACTagccacaaaataaaattttaaatcaagtacagtatattatatcatattttatCATAAGAAGCTAATTgatatgaatattaattaatattttcacaCTAAGAACTAGTCGGATGGGACAAATTTCTTCCAGGCTTAGAgctatgatattgtaaaactgccatagtgacatcatagcttacagccagccttggtggtgtcgtggttaggccattggtctacaggctggtagatactgggttcggatcccagtcgaggcctgggatttttaatccagataccgactccaaaccctgagagagtgctcagcaaggctcaatgggtaggtgtaaaccacttgcactgaccagtgatccataactggttcaacaaaggccatggtttgtgctatcctgcctgtgggaagcacaaataaaagatcccttgctgcctgtcataaaagagtagcctatgtggcgacagcgggtttcctctaaaaaaaaacagtgtcagaatgaccatatgtttgacgtccaatagccaatgataagataaaaaatcaatgtgctctagtcgcatcattaaataaaacaaactttactttttttatagcttacaacagttttacaatattgtaGCGATAAGATAGTTTGAAAATATGGGGCCCAGTTGACTTAATTTTCCTAATTTTTATCAGTATTTCATAGGAAACTTAGATAATTAGAAAGTGTACACTTATTTTAGTGTGCCAACAAGCAGAAAAGGTTACAAAATAAAAGGTCACAAAATATACTAGACCCAGTGGCTCACCCTAGGCAAAATATTCTAGAAAGACTGAGCCCATGGTATGTATTTTCAAAATGCTGTGTCCATATTTAGTTATTACTCATGCAACTGTGGTAATATAAACATCACAAGGCGAGTTCATATGAAATCATTGCTATTAATAACCACAcgattgatttttttattgattttttttttttatgcattttttCCCCCCATGTTCCAGGGTTCAAAGGTCAAAATGTACTACCGTCCCTCATCTGATAATTTTGAGCTTGCCCACAGCAGTTATAAACAAGTAATTTTGCaacatataaacacaaaattaaaaactaaaaatcatctcttcaaaaaaaaaagtatctaGTGGCAAAGAACTGCAAACAATAAAACCCTTAACAAAAAGCAATTTATATTAAAGCAATAATGATTGAAAATCCAGTATTAAATTACTATCTGGCTAAAAGGATAAGTATTATTGAGCTTACTTCACTGAAAggttgggatgtagcccagtggtaaagcgctcatttgatatgcagtcggtctaggatcgatccccgttggtggactcatagaactatttttcattctaaccagtgcaccacgactggtatatcaaaggctgtggtatatactatccagtttgtgggatggtgcatatatatatgatatcctttgctattaatagaaaaatgtagcaggtttcctctcttagaaataaaatcaaaataaccacgtttgacatccaatagccgatgattgataaatcaatgtgctctagtggtgttgttaaacaaaacaaacttttaacgtCCTTAAAGAATGGTGTAATTGGTGCGATTTTTCCCCGACTGCAGTTGTGTAGTGATATATACTGAAAATGATGATGAATGATGTCACATATGAATAACGATGTTATCCATGTTTTAGAACAAAGTTTGGAACATTTAGCATGTTTTACTTACGGTACAAAGCAAAATAAGGAAGAACATTTTTTCCCCATTATTGAGAATATAaagtataatatagtatatatggtAGTTAGCAAGTTtattataatgaaaaataaaagtttgttttgttttaacgacaccaatagagaacattggtttattaatcatcggaaggaaggaaatgttttatttaacaatgcactcaaccatattttatttacagatatatgacctcagacatatggttaaggaccacacagatattgagggaggaaacccactgtcaccactttgtgggctattcttttcgattagcagcaaaggatcttttatatgcaccatcccatagacagtatagcacataccacggcctttgatgtatcagtcgtggtgcactgactggagcgagaaatagcacaatgagctcactgacgaggatcgatcccaaaccaaccgtgcatcaagcaagtactttaccactgggctacaccccgcccctattaatcatcggctattggatgtcaaacatatggtaattttgacatagtcttagagaagaaacctggttcatttttccattagaagcaagggattatttatatgcgctatcccatagacagaatagcacataccacagcctttgatataccagtcgtggaacaagaaatagccgaatgggcccaccaatggagatcaatcccagactgaccgtgcatcaggcgatcactttaccactgggctacgtcccgccgcaaTAAACCTttaacaatggcagcaaactgagAACAGTTACTTTCCGGACTAGTTACAATTACAGACACCCTTGCAGCGATGTATGCCGAGGGGTCTTGACTGTGGCAAGCGACGTTTCGGGGTGGGGAGTACACAAATGCTGCCCcagaaaacattaaagggacattcctgagtttgttgccgtttttaagatgttatcgactaacagagactttttaacaatttctgcacaaaatattagtggctatatattaaacgtgtttctgatcattctaatattcgtactaggttaaatttcattttatttcctaaaatattgtttttgtcatacgtacgaaattatttgaagacaaaatccagtttgggcttcttacaaatattaagacgaatagaaacacattgaatatgcagacactgatattctaaaaagaaaaacatatttaatatgtaagtttaaatgtaggaatattttattagtcggaaacatcttataatggagcaaactcgggaatgtccctttaaaaaaataacatttgctTGAGCAGAGGGGTTTTAatccccaaacacacacacacacacatacctgcATACACTCTTAGTTTCATAATTTGTAATGAATACaagatattaattaaataatcatgGTACACCTGCAGATTTTCGGAGTTGATAATATGGTGATGAGTCATTAAATTATTaagcaaacatttctttctttatttatttttttgtctttctctttttttttcttcagtaaaaTACATTGGACAGTGTTGGAGACatgataactttatttaaactcATTGCTAAACCTAaagtttaaattaaagttttgttttgtttaataacttgttttgtttaataacacaacaaaaGCACCCTGAATTATTTTGATCAtgggctattggttgtcaaacatttgataattctgacatgtataatattattagaGTAAACTCGCCATTAGCAGCTAGGGTTATTttaccacagacatgacagcacataccaaagcctatgatataccagtcaagggGAATAAAATGGAGATTTAGCTCAggcggtagagcgctcgcttgaggtgcttgcgtcgtaggatcaatCCACTTCTGTGGATaaattcagctgattggggggttttctcgttccaaccagtgcaccacaactgaacaaaggccgtgggtgctttcctgtctgtgggaaagtgcatataaaagatcccttgctgcattaggaaaaatgtagcgggtttcctccgatgactactagtcataattaccacgtttgacatccagtagctgatgattaattaatcaatgtgctatagtggtgtcgttaaacaaaacaaacttgtcacTCGTTAGACTGGTTTTCGCGCCTAatgttagatgaatgtgatatgatagaagacgatggtaccagtcaaattgttcgcgaaCGCTCAGTCTCATGAACACTGCTACTCCGTTCATGTGTCGTGAAAAAAATAATCGATCAGTCTGTTTATTCTTTTCAAAAGCTCTCAGTGCAACAACAACAGGTTCTAACAACTATATTAATTAccaattaaaactaaaaacacTAATAGTGATAACCAACCTTTTTGTCCAAGATATTGCAGAACATTTCTCAGCGAGGATGTCATATTTATACCGCATGTCAAGGTCACGAGGTCAAGGAAAATAATACAGCTTGTAGCCAAAAGTTTTATTAAAACCAGTGTTTCGATAGGAAAGGAGGAAGGCTAGGCATGccaccctcaccccacccccacctccaacCCATTTAAACAGcaaatatataatgtttccTGACCCTAGTTGCTTTCATCTTCTGACGTGCTGAATTCTACATACGATGTAGACGTGTTCCTGAGGGCGAGCGATTGTGCAAGGCTGGTTTCTGTGCgcctaaggcccaaaacacaccaaaacTGGGTCTGTAACTGTTACTATAGTTCTTCCCACTGTCTTCTATAAATACCAACAATAATTAGGAGAATTCTACTTTGCttaatatatatctttcttgttgtttattaaaaaaagaccggtatcggtggcgtcgtggttagacatcggtctacaggctgcatggtaggtactgggtttggatcccagtcgaggcatgggatttttaatccagataccgactccgaaccctgagtgagtgctccgcaaggttcaatgggtaggtgtaaaccacttgcaccgaccagtgatccataactggttcagcaaaggccatggtttgtgatatcctgcctgtggaaagcgcaaataaaagagcccttgctacctgtcgtaaaagagtagactatgtggcgacaacgggtttcctcttaaaaacagtgtcagaatgaccatatgtttgacgtccaatagccgatgatacgataaaaaaagtgctctagtggcgtcgttaaataaacaaacttcacttttatttttaaaaaaataataataaattaaaatacgaCTTGTATGGGCTCTAGCTATCAGTCTGTCCGCCTGGGTGAAAATATAGAGCATGATTGTTCTATgtcgtctgttgccagatctgtagttgacACCAGCACAGACGCGATTCAATGCGTTTCGttttcgactggtaccatactcgccagacccagactcagctttggtgtgttttgggcttaaaggcatattgtcacagaccactgacctatttaatggtctaac encodes:
- the LOC121376497 gene encoding succinate dehydrogenase assembly factor 4, mitochondrial-like, translated to MTSSLRNVLQYLGQKGFRQRISWTSNPHVPGSVGLFRHYSKDTKKVKRKKGRTPSGKLDAPWETPVEEVNPAVEKEPLERFPNNKNPITGEIGGPRGPEPTRYGDWERKGRVTDF